TATCTGCCAAGCTAAGAATTAGCTCAATAGACTCCTTGCAAAAAATTACTTTTTATAACTCCTCTAATTAACCTCACTCCAAATTGCAGCAAGCGAGTCTACTGAGTTTTTTCTTGATTAATTATCTCCTGGCAACACTTTCACTTACGTTAAAATCTTGTGAATTTAAGTCTTAAGTTTTATTTAAAGCCTAAAAATTTCATTTTAATTTCATAAACCTCTGTCAACCTATTTTTAAAGGTATAATCCTGTTACTAATTATGCTTGCTTCACAAATTTGCTACAAATCTCTAAATAACGATGAATTGTTTATGCGGGTGCTGTTAGTCGAAGATGAACCGGATTTAGGTGCTGCAATTAAGCGAACTTTAAATCAACAAAAGTACGTAGTTGATTGGGTTACGGACGGTACTGAGGCTTGGGCATATTTAGAAAATCGTTGGACGCACTATACACTAGCTATTCTTGATTGGATGCTGCCAGGAATGTCAGGCTTAGAGTTGTGCCAAAGATTACGGAAGAACAACAATCCTCTACCTGTGTTGATGCTAACAGCTAAGGATAGGATGGAAGACAAAGTTGCAGGGTTGGATGCGGGTGCAGATGACTACTTAGTAAAGCCGTTTGGCATGGCGGAATTGTTAGCGCGGTTACGGGCATTACAGAGGCGATCGCCTCACTTCCAACCAAAGGAATTAACTGTTGGCAACCTGAGTCTAGATTACAGCAGTAGTGCCATTGTGAGTCAAAACGCTTGTGGAGGCAAACAAGTAATTCCCCTTACTAATAAGGAATTCCAACTACTAGAGTATTTTATGAAGCACCCAAATCAAATTGTTACCACAGAACAAATTCGCAATCAACTTTGGGAAGTGAGTGCAGAACCTGCTAGTAATGTGGTAGCAGCTCAAGTGCGTTTGCTACGCCGTAAGTTAGCAAATAGTGGCTGCACAAACCCAATTGAAACCTTACATGGTATGGGGTATCGTCTAAATCTTACCGATGAATCAAAATAAACTGTTTAATCTGACTCGTGTTCGTTTAGCGCTGTAGTATGCGCTAGTTATGGCTTTTATTTTAAGTCTGTCTGGATTCGGTCTCTACAAAGCAGTATCTCATGCCCATTGGATAGCCTTAGACCGAGAACTAGAGTCTGTAGCAGGAACTTTGCACGTCCCGTAGTACTGGTGGTTCTGGATTGGGATTAGCTATTGCTATGGCAATTGTTCAGGCACACCAAGGCAATTTGAAAGTACAAAACGAATTAGGTAAAGGTAGCATTTTTACTGTTGAATTACCCTTCAATACCCCCGCGCTAAAAAGTTTTTGCTCTATTGAGCCTTTTAAAGGGCTGTATCGTCGCCAAGGCAAACGCATCTAGATTTTTTCCATCAATGTGATACTGTTGTGGACGCCATACGTTCCACATTACGAGATTACTGTACTTTGATACACACCTCAACAAAACATCAATAGCATATAGAAACTAAGCGAAAAGTATGGCTTCACAGAGCTATTGAGAATATATAGAATTAATTCAGAAGCAGTGGCAGAAGTTAGCTCAGATGAGCAACACATAGAACTGATAAGAAAAATTAATTTTTAATAAAAATAAAAATGTGAGAATTCAAACAAAAATCACGTGCGAGAATTCTGTTGTTATGTTTGGGGTAACTTTCTAGGCAGGGAAATTAGGTAGAAATGGAAAGGCTTGCACTCTCAAAGGACTTTTGGCACGGGGTATCGATTTTGATTTGGAACGGGATGTTTTGGCTTTAGTCCAACGTGCTACAACTAACAACCAAGAAGACAAGCAAACGTCAATGAATACGTTGATTGCCAAAATTCAAAATCATCCTCAAAACTTATCTATGTATACGTCAGATTCCCACAGCCACAATGTCGCCCACAAGAGCCAATCTGCTAATGTTTCTGAGTTGAGTAACTCCCAACGGCAAGATTGCATACTTAAGTCTAAAGTGAATTATTTAAAGCGCCACAAAAGTGCAGAATTAGACCTCTAATACTTATGACTCACCGCAACCCAATTCTAAAGGTTTGATAATTAACTACAAGTTATACTCATTTTCCAAGAAAGCCAGTATT
Above is a genomic segment from Fischerella sp. JS2 containing:
- the rppA gene encoding two-component system response regulator RppA, with protein sequence MRVLLVEDEPDLGAAIKRTLNQQKYVVDWVTDGTEAWAYLENRWTHYTLAILDWMLPGMSGLELCQRLRKNNNPLPVLMLTAKDRMEDKVAGLDAGADDYLVKPFGMAELLARLRALQRRSPHFQPKELTVGNLSLDYSSSAIVSQNACGGKQVIPLTNKEFQLLEYFMKHPNQIVTTEQIRNQLWEVSAEPASNVVAAQVRLLRRKLANSGCTNPIETLHGMGYRLNLTDESK